The Nycticebus coucang isolate mNycCou1 chromosome 2, mNycCou1.pri, whole genome shotgun sequence genome includes a window with the following:
- the NSMF gene encoding NMDA receptor synaptonuclear signaling and neuronal migration factor isoform X1, with product MGAAASRRRALRSEAMSSVAAKVRAARAFGEYLSQSHPENRNGADHLLADAYSGHDGSPEMQPVPQNKRRLSLISNGRYEGSLSEEACGGELAGEGPQPRVYTISGEPTLLPSPKAEAIELAVVKGRGPRERHHHHHSQPLKASPGGSHEDVSRPCQSWAGSRQGSKECPGCAQLASGPSPQPFGLDQPPLPDASGRRKKLERMYSVDRVSDDVPIRTWFPKENLFSFQTATTTMQAVFRGYAERKRRKRENDSASVIQRNFRKHLRMVGSRRVKAQTFAERRERSFSRSWSDPTPMKADTSHDSRDSSDLQSSHCTLDEAFEDLDWDTEKGLEAMACNTEGFVPPKVMLISSKVPRAEYIPTIIRRDDPSIIPILYDHEHATFEDILEEIEKKLNIYHKGAKIWKMLIFCQGGPGHLYLLKNKVATFAKVEKEEDMIHFWKRLSRLMSKVNPEPNIVHIMGCYILGNPNGEKLFRNLRTLMTPYRVTFESPLELSAQGKQMIETYFDFRLYRLWKSRQHSKLLDLDEVL from the exons ATGGGTGCCGCCGCCTCCAGAAGGAGGGCGCTGAGGAGCGAGGCCATGTCCTCGGTAGCGGCCAAAGTGCG AGCAGCCCGAGCATTCGGAGAGTACCTGTCCCAGAGTCACCCTGAGAACCGCAACGGCGCAG ACCACCTGCTAGCTGATGCCTACTCTGGCCACGACGGGTCCCCCGAGATGCAGCCAGTCCCCCAGAACAAGCGTCGCCTTTCCCTCATCTCCAACGGTCGCTATGAAGGCAGCCTCTCAGAGGAGGCCTGTGGAGGGGAGCTGGCTGGTGAGGGCCCTCAGCCCCGTGTGTATACGATCTCCGGGGAGCCAACTCTGCTCCCCAGCCCCAAGGCCGAGGCCATCGAGCTGGCTGTGGTGAAGGGGCGGGGCCCACGGGAGCGGCACCATCACCATCACAGCCAGCCCTTGAAAGCCAGCCCCGGTGGCAGCCACGAGGATGTCAGCAGGCCCTGCCAGAGCTGGGCGGGCAGCCGCCAAGGTTCCAAGGAGTGTCCTGGATGTGCTCAGCTAGCCTCCGGCCCCTCCCCTCAGCCCTTTGGGCTGGACCAGCCACCTCTGCCCGATGCCTCTGGCCGCCGCAAGAAGCTGGAAAGGATGTACAGTGTTGATCGAGTGTCTG ATGATGTCCCCATCCGTACCTGGTTCCCCAAGGAAAACCTTTTCAGCTTCCAGACAGCAACCACAACTATGCAAGC GGTGTTTAGGGGCTACGCAGAGAGGAAACGCCGGAAACGGGAGAATGATTCCGCGTCTGTAATCCAGAG GAACTTCCGCAAACACCTGCGCATGGTCGGCAGCCGGAGGGTGAAGGCCCAGA CGTTCGCTGAGCGGCGCGAGCGGAGCTTCAGCCGGTCCTGGAGCGACCCCACCCCCATGAAAGCCGACACTTCCCACGACTCCCGAGACA GCAGTGACCTGCAGAGCTCCCACTGCACACTGGACGAGGCCTTTGAGGACCTGGACTGGGACACTGAGAAGGGTCTGGAAGCCATGGCCTGCAACACTGAAGGCTTTGTGCCACCCAAGGTCATG CTGATTTCCTCCAAGGTGCCCAGGGCTGAGTACATCCCCACCATCATCCGCAGGGATGACCCCTCCATCATCCCCATCCTCTAT GACCACGAGCACGCAACCTTTGAGGACATCCTGG AGGAGATAGAGAAGAAACTAAACATCTACCACAAGGGTGCCAAGATCTGGAAGATGCTGATTTTCTGCCAG GGAGGCCCTGGACACCTCTACTTGCTCAAGAACAAGGTGGCCACCTTTGCcaaagtggagaaggaagaagacatGATCCA CTTCTGGAAGCGGTTGAGCCGCTTGATGAGCAAAGTGAACCCAGAGCCGAACATCGTCCACATCATGGGCTGCTACATTCTGGGGAACCCCAACGGGGAGAAG CTGTTCCGGAACCTCAGGACCCTCATGACTCCTTACAGGGTCACCTTTGAGTCCCCACTGGAGTTGTCAGCCCAAG GGAAGCAGATGATCGAAACCTACTTTGACTTCCGGCTGTACCGCCTGTGGAAGAGTCGTCAGCACTCGAAGCTGCTGGACTTGGATGAAGTCCTGTGA
- the NSMF gene encoding NMDA receptor synaptonuclear signaling and neuronal migration factor isoform X3: protein MGAAASRRRALRSEAMSSVAAKVRAARAFGEYLSQSHPENRNGADHLLADAYSGHDGSPEMQPVPQNKRRLSLISNGRYEGSLSEEACGGELAGEGPQPRVYTISGEPTLLPSPKAEAIELAVVKGRGPRERHHHHHSQPLKASPGGSHEDVSRPCQSWAGSRQGSKECPGCAQLASGPSPQPFGLDQPPLPDASGRRKKLERMYSVDRVSDDVPIRTWFPKENLFSFQTATTTMQAVFRGYAERKRRKRENDSASVIQRNFRKHLRMVGSRRVKAQSSDLQSSHCTLDEAFEDLDWDTEKGLEAMACNTEGFVPPKVMLISSKVPRAEYIPTIIRRDDPSIIPILYDHEHATFEDILEEIEKKLNIYHKGAKIWKMLIFCQGGPGHLYLLKNKVATFAKVEKEEDMIHFWKRLSRLMSKVNPEPNIVHIMGCYILGNPNGEKLFRNLRTLMTPYRVTFESPLELSAQGKQMIETYFDFRLYRLWKSRQHSKLLDLDEVL, encoded by the exons ATGGGTGCCGCCGCCTCCAGAAGGAGGGCGCTGAGGAGCGAGGCCATGTCCTCGGTAGCGGCCAAAGTGCG AGCAGCCCGAGCATTCGGAGAGTACCTGTCCCAGAGTCACCCTGAGAACCGCAACGGCGCAG ACCACCTGCTAGCTGATGCCTACTCTGGCCACGACGGGTCCCCCGAGATGCAGCCAGTCCCCCAGAACAAGCGTCGCCTTTCCCTCATCTCCAACGGTCGCTATGAAGGCAGCCTCTCAGAGGAGGCCTGTGGAGGGGAGCTGGCTGGTGAGGGCCCTCAGCCCCGTGTGTATACGATCTCCGGGGAGCCAACTCTGCTCCCCAGCCCCAAGGCCGAGGCCATCGAGCTGGCTGTGGTGAAGGGGCGGGGCCCACGGGAGCGGCACCATCACCATCACAGCCAGCCCTTGAAAGCCAGCCCCGGTGGCAGCCACGAGGATGTCAGCAGGCCCTGCCAGAGCTGGGCGGGCAGCCGCCAAGGTTCCAAGGAGTGTCCTGGATGTGCTCAGCTAGCCTCCGGCCCCTCCCCTCAGCCCTTTGGGCTGGACCAGCCACCTCTGCCCGATGCCTCTGGCCGCCGCAAGAAGCTGGAAAGGATGTACAGTGTTGATCGAGTGTCTG ATGATGTCCCCATCCGTACCTGGTTCCCCAAGGAAAACCTTTTCAGCTTCCAGACAGCAACCACAACTATGCAAGC GGTGTTTAGGGGCTACGCAGAGAGGAAACGCCGGAAACGGGAGAATGATTCCGCGTCTGTAATCCAGAG GAACTTCCGCAAACACCTGCGCATGGTCGGCAGCCGGAGGGTGAAGGCCCAGA GCAGTGACCTGCAGAGCTCCCACTGCACACTGGACGAGGCCTTTGAGGACCTGGACTGGGACACTGAGAAGGGTCTGGAAGCCATGGCCTGCAACACTGAAGGCTTTGTGCCACCCAAGGTCATG CTGATTTCCTCCAAGGTGCCCAGGGCTGAGTACATCCCCACCATCATCCGCAGGGATGACCCCTCCATCATCCCCATCCTCTAT GACCACGAGCACGCAACCTTTGAGGACATCCTGG AGGAGATAGAGAAGAAACTAAACATCTACCACAAGGGTGCCAAGATCTGGAAGATGCTGATTTTCTGCCAG GGAGGCCCTGGACACCTCTACTTGCTCAAGAACAAGGTGGCCACCTTTGCcaaagtggagaaggaagaagacatGATCCA CTTCTGGAAGCGGTTGAGCCGCTTGATGAGCAAAGTGAACCCAGAGCCGAACATCGTCCACATCATGGGCTGCTACATTCTGGGGAACCCCAACGGGGAGAAG CTGTTCCGGAACCTCAGGACCCTCATGACTCCTTACAGGGTCACCTTTGAGTCCCCACTGGAGTTGTCAGCCCAAG GGAAGCAGATGATCGAAACCTACTTTGACTTCCGGCTGTACCGCCTGTGGAAGAGTCGTCAGCACTCGAAGCTGCTGGACTTGGATGAAGTCCTGTGA
- the NSMF gene encoding NMDA receptor synaptonuclear signaling and neuronal migration factor isoform X4: protein MGAAASRRRALRSEAMSSVAAKVRAARAFGEYLSQSHPENRNGADHLLADAYSGHDGSPEMQPVPQNKRRLSLISNGRYEGSLSEEACGGELAGEGPQPRVYTISGEPTLLPSPKAEAIELAVVKGRGPRERHHHHHSQPLKASPGGSHEDVSRPCQSWAGSRQGSKECPGCAQLASGPSPQPFGLDQPPLPDASGRRKKLERMYSVDRVSDDVPIRTWFPKENLFSFQTATTTMQANFRKHLRMVGSRRVKAQSSDLQSSHCTLDEAFEDLDWDTEKGLEAMACNTEGFVPPKVMLISSKVPRAEYIPTIIRRDDPSIIPILYDHEHATFEDILEEIEKKLNIYHKGAKIWKMLIFCQGGPGHLYLLKNKVATFAKVEKEEDMIHFWKRLSRLMSKVNPEPNIVHIMGCYILGNPNGEKLFRNLRTLMTPYRVTFESPLELSAQGKQMIETYFDFRLYRLWKSRQHSKLLDLDEVL from the exons ATGGGTGCCGCCGCCTCCAGAAGGAGGGCGCTGAGGAGCGAGGCCATGTCCTCGGTAGCGGCCAAAGTGCG AGCAGCCCGAGCATTCGGAGAGTACCTGTCCCAGAGTCACCCTGAGAACCGCAACGGCGCAG ACCACCTGCTAGCTGATGCCTACTCTGGCCACGACGGGTCCCCCGAGATGCAGCCAGTCCCCCAGAACAAGCGTCGCCTTTCCCTCATCTCCAACGGTCGCTATGAAGGCAGCCTCTCAGAGGAGGCCTGTGGAGGGGAGCTGGCTGGTGAGGGCCCTCAGCCCCGTGTGTATACGATCTCCGGGGAGCCAACTCTGCTCCCCAGCCCCAAGGCCGAGGCCATCGAGCTGGCTGTGGTGAAGGGGCGGGGCCCACGGGAGCGGCACCATCACCATCACAGCCAGCCCTTGAAAGCCAGCCCCGGTGGCAGCCACGAGGATGTCAGCAGGCCCTGCCAGAGCTGGGCGGGCAGCCGCCAAGGTTCCAAGGAGTGTCCTGGATGTGCTCAGCTAGCCTCCGGCCCCTCCCCTCAGCCCTTTGGGCTGGACCAGCCACCTCTGCCCGATGCCTCTGGCCGCCGCAAGAAGCTGGAAAGGATGTACAGTGTTGATCGAGTGTCTG ATGATGTCCCCATCCGTACCTGGTTCCCCAAGGAAAACCTTTTCAGCTTCCAGACAGCAACCACAACTATGCAAGC GAACTTCCGCAAACACCTGCGCATGGTCGGCAGCCGGAGGGTGAAGGCCCAGA GCAGTGACCTGCAGAGCTCCCACTGCACACTGGACGAGGCCTTTGAGGACCTGGACTGGGACACTGAGAAGGGTCTGGAAGCCATGGCCTGCAACACTGAAGGCTTTGTGCCACCCAAGGTCATG CTGATTTCCTCCAAGGTGCCCAGGGCTGAGTACATCCCCACCATCATCCGCAGGGATGACCCCTCCATCATCCCCATCCTCTAT GACCACGAGCACGCAACCTTTGAGGACATCCTGG AGGAGATAGAGAAGAAACTAAACATCTACCACAAGGGTGCCAAGATCTGGAAGATGCTGATTTTCTGCCAG GGAGGCCCTGGACACCTCTACTTGCTCAAGAACAAGGTGGCCACCTTTGCcaaagtggagaaggaagaagacatGATCCA CTTCTGGAAGCGGTTGAGCCGCTTGATGAGCAAAGTGAACCCAGAGCCGAACATCGTCCACATCATGGGCTGCTACATTCTGGGGAACCCCAACGGGGAGAAG CTGTTCCGGAACCTCAGGACCCTCATGACTCCTTACAGGGTCACCTTTGAGTCCCCACTGGAGTTGTCAGCCCAAG GGAAGCAGATGATCGAAACCTACTTTGACTTCCGGCTGTACCGCCTGTGGAAGAGTCGTCAGCACTCGAAGCTGCTGGACTTGGATGAAGTCCTGTGA
- the NSMF gene encoding NMDA receptor synaptonuclear signaling and neuronal migration factor isoform X2 has translation MGAAASRRRALRSEAMSSVAAKVRAARAFGEYLSQSHPENRNGADHLLADAYSGHDGSPEMQPVPQNKRRLSLISNGRYEGSLSEEACGGELAGEGPQPRVYTISGEPTLLPSPKAEAIELAVVKGRGPRERHHHHHSQPLKASPGGSHEDVSRPCQSWAGSRQGSKECPGCAQLASGPSPQPFGLDQPPLPDASGRRKKLERMYSVDRVSDDVPIRTWFPKENLFSFQTATTTMQANFRKHLRMVGSRRVKAQTFAERRERSFSRSWSDPTPMKADTSHDSRDSSDLQSSHCTLDEAFEDLDWDTEKGLEAMACNTEGFVPPKVMLISSKVPRAEYIPTIIRRDDPSIIPILYDHEHATFEDILEEIEKKLNIYHKGAKIWKMLIFCQGGPGHLYLLKNKVATFAKVEKEEDMIHFWKRLSRLMSKVNPEPNIVHIMGCYILGNPNGEKLFRNLRTLMTPYRVTFESPLELSAQGKQMIETYFDFRLYRLWKSRQHSKLLDLDEVL, from the exons ATGGGTGCCGCCGCCTCCAGAAGGAGGGCGCTGAGGAGCGAGGCCATGTCCTCGGTAGCGGCCAAAGTGCG AGCAGCCCGAGCATTCGGAGAGTACCTGTCCCAGAGTCACCCTGAGAACCGCAACGGCGCAG ACCACCTGCTAGCTGATGCCTACTCTGGCCACGACGGGTCCCCCGAGATGCAGCCAGTCCCCCAGAACAAGCGTCGCCTTTCCCTCATCTCCAACGGTCGCTATGAAGGCAGCCTCTCAGAGGAGGCCTGTGGAGGGGAGCTGGCTGGTGAGGGCCCTCAGCCCCGTGTGTATACGATCTCCGGGGAGCCAACTCTGCTCCCCAGCCCCAAGGCCGAGGCCATCGAGCTGGCTGTGGTGAAGGGGCGGGGCCCACGGGAGCGGCACCATCACCATCACAGCCAGCCCTTGAAAGCCAGCCCCGGTGGCAGCCACGAGGATGTCAGCAGGCCCTGCCAGAGCTGGGCGGGCAGCCGCCAAGGTTCCAAGGAGTGTCCTGGATGTGCTCAGCTAGCCTCCGGCCCCTCCCCTCAGCCCTTTGGGCTGGACCAGCCACCTCTGCCCGATGCCTCTGGCCGCCGCAAGAAGCTGGAAAGGATGTACAGTGTTGATCGAGTGTCTG ATGATGTCCCCATCCGTACCTGGTTCCCCAAGGAAAACCTTTTCAGCTTCCAGACAGCAACCACAACTATGCAAGC GAACTTCCGCAAACACCTGCGCATGGTCGGCAGCCGGAGGGTGAAGGCCCAGA CGTTCGCTGAGCGGCGCGAGCGGAGCTTCAGCCGGTCCTGGAGCGACCCCACCCCCATGAAAGCCGACACTTCCCACGACTCCCGAGACA GCAGTGACCTGCAGAGCTCCCACTGCACACTGGACGAGGCCTTTGAGGACCTGGACTGGGACACTGAGAAGGGTCTGGAAGCCATGGCCTGCAACACTGAAGGCTTTGTGCCACCCAAGGTCATG CTGATTTCCTCCAAGGTGCCCAGGGCTGAGTACATCCCCACCATCATCCGCAGGGATGACCCCTCCATCATCCCCATCCTCTAT GACCACGAGCACGCAACCTTTGAGGACATCCTGG AGGAGATAGAGAAGAAACTAAACATCTACCACAAGGGTGCCAAGATCTGGAAGATGCTGATTTTCTGCCAG GGAGGCCCTGGACACCTCTACTTGCTCAAGAACAAGGTGGCCACCTTTGCcaaagtggagaaggaagaagacatGATCCA CTTCTGGAAGCGGTTGAGCCGCTTGATGAGCAAAGTGAACCCAGAGCCGAACATCGTCCACATCATGGGCTGCTACATTCTGGGGAACCCCAACGGGGAGAAG CTGTTCCGGAACCTCAGGACCCTCATGACTCCTTACAGGGTCACCTTTGAGTCCCCACTGGAGTTGTCAGCCCAAG GGAAGCAGATGATCGAAACCTACTTTGACTTCCGGCTGTACCGCCTGTGGAAGAGTCGTCAGCACTCGAAGCTGCTGGACTTGGATGAAGTCCTGTGA